A single genomic interval of Brevibacillus brevis harbors:
- a CDS encoding NPP1 family protein, giving the protein MLLNAGNASADVISALPQNASQLELEFVPIYDYDKDGCYATSAITPEGRTNPGLALGGDVNGKCRDPRQLENSNTYSRSKTNNGWTAIMYASYFEKDQSTLGPAASGHRHDWEHVVVWIQDNQIQYVSRSEHRGWKVDPRSNVLFENNHPKVVYHKDGGSTHFIRLANSNDEPPENYTGKWFSPPLVGWDGYPNVQVRNTLMQTDFGDATIKINDERFNDALNSAKPSGIPFDAYADDSKRNFVTFFEDDSGTGQSFRDSVSRNWVGSYPGGAYFEDKISSVKLDPHTRLVGYQHSNKGGYRHTIINDSNDVKTYDLTTFNDTISSYEIDPLPQHSVTFLQHPYNNNGNSGYYYTETVSQPSFANSPIGSSFNDMASTVIVGAYTKVELFEHANYGGAKKEYVNDTNAEQVFILEGFHDKASSFKISNTR; this is encoded by the coding sequence ATGCTGTTGAATGCTGGGAATGCAAGTGCAGATGTGATTAGTGCGCTGCCGCAGAATGCATCGCAATTAGAACTGGAGTTTGTACCGATATATGACTATGATAAAGATGGATGCTATGCGACCTCAGCAATAACTCCTGAGGGGAGGACGAATCCCGGTCTAGCCCTAGGTGGAGACGTGAACGGGAAATGCCGAGACCCTCGACAGCTCGAAAACTCAAATACCTATTCCAGATCCAAAACGAATAACGGTTGGACTGCGATTATGTATGCTAGCTATTTTGAAAAAGATCAGTCTACTCTTGGTCCAGCGGCGAGTGGACACAGACACGACTGGGAACATGTGGTGGTGTGGATTCAAGATAATCAAATCCAATATGTGTCCCGTTCAGAACATCGTGGTTGGAAAGTAGATCCTCGATCCAATGTATTGTTTGAAAACAATCACCCAAAAGTGGTTTACCACAAAGATGGAGGTTCCACTCATTTTATTCGTCTGGCAAACAGTAATGACGAACCACCTGAGAATTATACAGGTAAATGGTTTTCACCACCGTTAGTTGGATGGGATGGTTATCCGAACGTTCAAGTACGAAATACACTGATGCAAACAGACTTTGGAGACGCAACGATTAAAATCAATGATGAACGATTCAATGACGCCCTTAACAGTGCAAAACCTTCGGGGATTCCTTTTGATGCTTATGCAGATGATTCAAAGCGTAACTTTGTAACATTTTTTGAAGATGATTCAGGCACAGGTCAATCTTTTAGAGATTCAGTCTCAAGAAACTGGGTGGGAAGTTATCCAGGCGGAGCATACTTTGAAGATAAAATTTCTAGTGTCAAATTGGACCCACACACAAGGCTTGTGGGGTATCAACATTCGAATAAGGGTGGATATAGACATACGATCATTAATGATAGTAATGATGTGAAAACCTACGATCTCACTACCTTTAATGATACGATATCGTCGTACGAAATTGATCCACTTCCACAGCATAGTGTAACGTTTTTACAACATCCTTATAATAATAACGGCAATTCAGGATATTACTATACAGAAACAGTCTCACAACCGTCATTCGCCAATAGCCCAATTGGTAGTTCTTTTAACGATATGGCTTCAACTGTGATTGTAGGAGCATATACGAAAGTGGAGCTTTTTGAACATGCAAACTATGGTGGGGCTAAAAAAGAATATGTAAATGATACGAATGCTGAACAGGTATTTATCTTGGAAGGTTTTCATGACAAAGCATCATCATTTAAAATTAGCAATACACGCTGA
- the lpdA gene encoding dihydrolipoyl dehydrogenase — protein sequence MVVGEVAVETDVVVIGGGPGGYAAAIRLGQLEKSVVLIEKEVLGGVCLNRGCIPSKALIHTAGEYHKLSSLNKLGIQLPTGKATFHMPSWQTWKSSVVDQLNKGVDYLCQANNVTVVKGKATFLSSDRIGVETGNDFETYKFKQAIIATGSRPYIPSFLKTDGEYILDSTDMLALDEVPETLAIIGGGYIGMELGMAFAKLGSQVTIIEATEHILPQTAAHLSQEVLKQAKQLGMTVKIATKVEQAEVANGSVTLVCTSEKNGSESITVHKTLVTIGRVPNTGELGLAQVGVEMDERGYIPVTSTGSTNKSHIYAIGDVTPGPALAHRATKQGIVAAEVIAGLPSSVDSPYVPYVIFTEPQIAGVGMTREEAELQGHKVKAAVFPYRANGRALAMDEGEGFAEVIVDQESHLLLGMHVVGADASNLIGEGVLALELAARVEDVALTMHPHPTLSEVWLEAAEAVLGHAIHVVNKSKVAVSK from the coding sequence ATGGTAGTCGGCGAAGTAGCAGTCGAAACAGATGTGGTTGTCATCGGTGGTGGGCCAGGAGGTTATGCAGCCGCTATTCGTCTCGGACAACTGGAGAAATCGGTCGTTCTGATTGAAAAGGAAGTGCTGGGTGGGGTCTGCTTGAATCGCGGATGCATCCCGTCGAAAGCTTTGATTCATACAGCAGGCGAATACCACAAGCTAAGTAGTCTGAATAAGCTTGGAATCCAACTGCCGACGGGGAAAGCGACCTTCCATATGCCGAGCTGGCAAACGTGGAAGTCTTCTGTCGTTGATCAACTGAACAAAGGCGTCGATTATCTCTGTCAGGCCAATAATGTTACAGTCGTGAAGGGGAAAGCGACATTTCTCTCGAGTGATCGGATTGGTGTAGAGACGGGTAATGATTTTGAAACGTACAAATTTAAACAAGCGATTATCGCGACAGGATCACGTCCATACATTCCATCGTTTTTGAAAACAGATGGAGAATACATTCTGGATTCTACCGATATGCTGGCACTGGATGAAGTACCGGAAACACTGGCCATAATCGGCGGTGGCTATATTGGTATGGAGCTCGGGATGGCGTTCGCCAAGCTTGGATCGCAGGTGACTATCATTGAGGCAACCGAGCACATTTTGCCGCAAACAGCCGCCCATCTTTCTCAGGAAGTGCTTAAGCAGGCGAAACAGCTCGGGATGACGGTAAAGATCGCGACAAAAGTAGAGCAGGCTGAGGTAGCAAACGGAAGCGTTACACTCGTATGTACTTCGGAAAAGAACGGTTCCGAAAGTATCACCGTACACAAAACGCTCGTCACTATAGGGCGAGTGCCTAACACAGGTGAACTCGGACTTGCGCAGGTGGGAGTAGAAATGGACGAGCGCGGCTATATTCCCGTGACATCGACTGGCAGTACAAACAAGTCGCATATTTATGCCATCGGCGATGTCACACCTGGCCCTGCGTTAGCCCATCGTGCAACGAAGCAAGGGATTGTGGCAGCCGAGGTGATCGCAGGGCTACCTAGCAGCGTAGATTCCCCGTATGTACCTTATGTGATTTTTACTGAGCCGCAAATAGCTGGCGTGGGGATGACACGCGAAGAGGCAGAGCTTCAAGGGCACAAAGTCAAGGCAGCGGTGTTCCCTTATCGGGCGAATGGCAGAGCACTCGCCATGGATGAAGGAGAAGGCTTTGCAGAAGTGATTGTGGATCAAGAAAGCCATTTATTGTTGGGAATGCACGTTGTAGGTGCTGATGCATCAAACCTGATCGGGGAAGGTGTATTGGCACTTGAGCTTGCTGCACGTGTAGAAGATGTGGCGTTAACCATGCATCCCCATCCCACATTAAGCGAGGTATGGCTGGAAGCTGCCGAAGCGGTATTAGGCCATGCCATTCATGTCGTAAACAAATCAAAAGTAGCTGTGAGCAAATAG
- a CDS encoding winged helix-turn-helix transcriptional regulator, with amino-acid sequence MRPKLKHTYQIPSEATLDVLGGKWKTLILCQLYYGPKRTSELKKQMPDISQKILTQQLRELEEDGIVIRTVYSQVPPKVEYELSELGETLKPIMDLMCEWGERYLRGEIPGKES; translated from the coding sequence ATGAGACCAAAGCTCAAACATACATACCAGATTCCTTCTGAAGCAACGCTAGATGTTTTAGGCGGTAAATGGAAAACCTTGATTTTATGTCAGTTATACTACGGCCCAAAAAGAACGAGTGAATTGAAAAAACAAATGCCGGATATTAGTCAAAAAATCCTGACACAGCAGCTTCGCGAGCTAGAAGAGGACGGAATTGTCATCAGGACTGTGTACAGCCAAGTACCGCCAAAGGTCGAGTATGAATTGAGTGAATTGGGTGAAACGCTCAAACCAATTATGGATCTCATGTGTGAATGGGGCGAGCGTTACCTACGGGGGGAAATACCGGGGAAAGAGTCTTAA
- a CDS encoding dihydrolipoamide acetyltransferase family protein, producing MVEFKLPDVGEGMHEGEIVKVLVRTGESVQQDQPLLEVQTDKVNAELSAPVTGIIREIFISEGETVEVGTTLLVIDAGTEAKAEETKLPEKVVNPDKTVNFAPARADHRRSLATPYVRQLAREMKLDIELVTGTGAAGRVTEEDLRQFANRLQKSAPAKFPTSATGNERQLEESTVPIGTEPVVQPKTGTATRAATSSQGDIERLPLKGIRKKIAEHMVKSVTIIPHVTSVDELEMDQLRALREKIKPHADKRNIKLTFLPFFIKALVIALKEFPTLNASIDERTNEILLKRFYHIGIATDTPEGLIVPVIKDADHKSIFQLAEEIDQLARLAREGKLTMEHITGGTFTISNVGPIGGLQATPIINHPEVAIISLHKMEKRWVVREDEGVIRWMMNLSLSFDHRLIDGVTAVRFTNRIKELLEDPNLLFAEMV from the coding sequence ATGGTTGAGTTCAAGCTTCCTGATGTTGGAGAAGGTATGCATGAAGGAGAAATCGTAAAAGTGCTGGTTCGCACGGGTGAATCCGTGCAACAGGATCAGCCGCTGCTGGAGGTGCAGACAGACAAGGTGAATGCCGAGTTGTCCGCGCCAGTGACTGGCATCATACGTGAAATTTTCATATCGGAAGGGGAAACAGTAGAGGTTGGAACTACCCTTCTCGTTATAGATGCAGGTACGGAAGCAAAGGCGGAAGAGACAAAGCTTCCAGAAAAGGTCGTAAACCCGGATAAGACAGTCAATTTTGCACCAGCTCGTGCTGATCACCGCCGCTCATTGGCTACGCCATACGTTCGGCAGTTGGCACGGGAGATGAAGCTGGATATCGAGTTGGTTACGGGTACAGGAGCAGCAGGGCGTGTGACGGAAGAAGATTTGCGCCAATTCGCCAATCGACTGCAAAAATCAGCACCAGCTAAGTTTCCGACGTCGGCTACTGGCAATGAGCGTCAGTTGGAGGAAAGTACAGTGCCGATTGGGACTGAACCAGTTGTTCAGCCGAAAACAGGTACCGCTACTCGTGCAGCCACCTCATCGCAGGGAGATATCGAACGGCTACCGCTAAAAGGCATCCGAAAAAAGATTGCCGAGCATATGGTGAAATCAGTCACAATCATCCCGCATGTTACTTCTGTTGATGAGCTGGAGATGGATCAGCTGCGTGCTTTGCGCGAAAAGATAAAGCCACATGCGGATAAACGGAATATCAAGCTGACCTTCCTGCCGTTCTTTATCAAAGCGCTGGTCATTGCACTGAAGGAATTCCCGACACTGAACGCATCGATTGACGAACGTACGAATGAAATCCTGCTCAAGCGCTTTTACCATATCGGCATTGCAACCGATACGCCTGAGGGCTTGATCGTACCAGTCATCAAGGATGCAGACCACAAATCGATTTTTCAACTCGCAGAAGAAATCGATCAACTGGCACGCTTGGCTCGCGAAGGCAAACTGACCATGGAGCACATAACAGGTGGCACCTTCACGATCAGCAATGTAGGTCCAATCGGGGGACTGCAAGCAACGCCAATCATTAATCACCCCGAAGTGGCGATTATCAGTCTGCACAAAATGGAGAAGCGCTGGGTCGTGCGTGAGGATGAAGGGGTCATTCGCTGGATGATGAACCTGTCACTTTCGTTTGATCATCGCCTGATCGATGGCGTGACGGCGGTACGTTTTACCAACCGGATCAAGGAGCTGCTGGAAGATCCGAATCTATTGTTTGCGGAGATGGTATAG
- a CDS encoding NAD(P)H oxidoreductase, with protein MRVLTVVTHPRTNSLTFAVAERFVQGLKDAGHEVEVLDLHRSGFHPVLWEEDEPDWNNGDKKYSEEVEIEMERMKKHDALAFIFPIWWFSMPAMLKGYIDRVWNNGFAYGSRKLHHKHALWIGLAAAPEDHFQKRSYDQMMAHHLNVGISSYVGIDDSRVEILYDTLAQNPAHIEQLLDRAYQLGFHYGKKESPLFL; from the coding sequence ATGAGAGTACTGACAGTTGTTACCCATCCACGAACCAATTCCTTGACCTTTGCCGTTGCAGAACGTTTCGTTCAGGGCCTAAAAGATGCAGGACATGAGGTGGAAGTTTTAGATTTACATCGCAGTGGTTTTCACCCTGTTTTATGGGAGGAAGATGAGCCAGATTGGAACAATGGCGATAAGAAATATTCCGAAGAGGTCGAGATTGAAATGGAGCGCATGAAAAAGCACGACGCGCTAGCCTTTATTTTTCCGATCTGGTGGTTCAGCATGCCTGCCATGCTAAAAGGATATATCGATCGCGTCTGGAACAATGGGTTTGCTTATGGTTCACGTAAACTACATCATAAGCATGCATTGTGGATCGGTCTCGCAGCAGCTCCTGAGGATCATTTTCAAAAAAGAAGTTATGACCAAATGATGGCACATCACCTCAATGTCGGAATCTCCAGTTACGTCGGAATAGACGATTCGAGGGTTGAGATCCTTTATGACACCTTGGCGCAAAATCCTGCGCATATCGAGCAGTTGTTGGATCGTGCTTATCAATTGGGATTCCATTATGGAAAAAAAGAGAGCCCCCTTTTCTTGTGA
- a CDS encoding sigma-54 interaction domain-containing protein: MYQTKYFQASDNHELAKLLTTIFSTSHDGLAICDRNGYVLLYNEAYLNITGVPADILNNFSFMEQKEMHLVPDSSAVRTILTKQTHSVVIDYANGRQAINTATPLLDPNQELLFVVGNVRDVTELNQLQKELEETRQISSAYQRALQHIQTDGDFDEQIIYRSGLMHRITSLAKRFATNDSPVLLLGESGVGKDVMANYIHAQSGRTGEFIKINCGAIPEHLLESELFGYEKGAFTGASQSKEGLFELADRGTIFLDEIGDLPFPLQVKLLNVLQDGRIRRLGGKTSRQVNMRIIAATNSDLEAMVEQKRFRQDLFYRLNVLALTIPPLRERREDIPALIFYYLKKLEWKYQQEMRIETDALEALMDYDWPGNTRELKNVVERSFHMCENGRITFDQLPASIRNTQQTALPLHLAKMDELLPLKEAVERFERAYIQRLLKETDTMQQCADKLQVNISTLVRKKRSLGIK; this comes from the coding sequence ATGTATCAAACCAAGTATTTCCAGGCCAGTGACAATCATGAGCTCGCAAAATTGCTGACGACCATATTCAGTACGTCCCACGATGGATTGGCGATCTGTGACCGTAACGGCTACGTCCTGCTCTACAATGAGGCGTACTTGAACATCACGGGAGTTCCAGCCGACATCTTGAATAATTTTAGCTTTATGGAGCAAAAAGAAATGCATCTGGTTCCTGACTCTTCTGCTGTACGTACGATTTTGACAAAACAAACGCATAGTGTCGTGATCGATTATGCGAACGGAAGGCAAGCGATCAATACGGCTACCCCGCTGCTCGATCCAAACCAGGAATTATTGTTTGTGGTAGGAAATGTACGTGACGTAACAGAGTTGAATCAGCTTCAGAAGGAGCTGGAGGAAACACGTCAAATCAGTTCCGCGTATCAAAGAGCGTTGCAGCATATCCAAACCGATGGTGACTTTGATGAGCAGATCATTTATCGCAGTGGGCTCATGCATCGAATCACTTCACTCGCCAAACGATTTGCGACCAACGACTCCCCCGTTCTCTTGCTAGGCGAGTCTGGTGTCGGTAAGGATGTCATGGCGAACTACATTCACGCCCAAAGCGGACGTACAGGGGAATTCATTAAGATAAATTGCGGGGCCATTCCCGAGCATTTGCTCGAGTCTGAATTGTTTGGCTATGAGAAAGGCGCCTTTACGGGGGCAAGTCAATCGAAGGAGGGATTGTTTGAACTCGCGGATCGAGGAACCATTTTTCTCGATGAGATTGGAGACCTCCCTTTTCCTTTACAGGTGAAGCTCTTGAATGTCTTGCAGGATGGGCGGATTCGCAGACTCGGGGGAAAAACATCACGTCAGGTTAACATGCGAATCATCGCTGCCACCAATAGCGACTTGGAAGCGATGGTCGAACAAAAGCGTTTTCGGCAGGATTTGTTCTACCGGCTAAACGTACTAGCCCTCACCATTCCACCCTTGCGTGAGCGCCGCGAGGATATTCCGGCTCTCATTTTCTACTATTTGAAAAAGCTCGAATGGAAGTACCAGCAAGAAATGCGGATCGAAACAGATGCGTTGGAGGCGCTGATGGATTATGATTGGCCGGGGAATACACGCGAGTTGAAAAATGTGGTGGAACGTTCTTTCCACATGTGTGAAAATGGGCGAATTACATTTGATCAGTTGCCTGCGTCCATTCGCAATACCCAGCAGACAGCCCTGCCGCTCCATCTCGCCAAAATGGATGAGCTGTTGCCGCTAAAAGAAGCAGTCGAACGGTTTGAACGTGCGTATATCCAACGCCTCTTGAAAGAGACCGACACCATGCAGCAATGTGCGGATAAGTTGCAAGTGAACATATCCACGCTCGTGCGAAAAAAACGTAGCCTCGGAATCAAATAG
- a CDS encoding alpha-ketoacid dehydrogenase subunit beta, with translation MKRKLTMIQAITEATDQKLADDSRIMLLGEDIGVNGGVFRATEDLIHKYGPDRVVDTPLAEAGIIGAAIGLAMNGKIPVVEIQFLAFIYPGFEQIVSHAARMRYRTRGQYHVPMVIRTPYGAGIRGPELHSESVETFFAHVPGLKVVAPSTPYDAKGLLIAAMEDPDPVIFLEPTKLYRAFKQEVPEEMYRVPIGKAKVVQEGSDVSIFAWGAMLRVAEDAAKQIERENGLSCEIIDLRTLYPLDRDTIIASVKKTGRAVVVHEAHKTAGLGAEIISIINDEALIYMKAPVKRITGFDVPVPQFSIEDDYLPTTERVKDGIMETATF, from the coding sequence ATGAAACGCAAACTGACAATGATTCAAGCCATTACGGAAGCCACGGATCAAAAATTGGCAGATGATTCACGCATCATGCTGCTTGGCGAGGATATTGGCGTGAATGGTGGCGTGTTCCGGGCGACTGAAGATTTGATTCACAAGTACGGTCCGGACCGTGTAGTGGACACGCCGCTTGCTGAGGCAGGAATCATCGGGGCGGCGATCGGCCTTGCCATGAACGGGAAAATTCCTGTGGTCGAAATTCAATTCCTTGCCTTTATTTATCCGGGCTTTGAGCAAATTGTTTCTCATGCTGCGCGCATGCGCTATCGGACTCGCGGACAGTATCATGTACCGATGGTCATACGCACGCCGTACGGGGCGGGGATTCGCGGTCCTGAGCTGCATTCGGAGAGTGTCGAAACGTTTTTTGCCCATGTGCCGGGCTTAAAGGTTGTGGCACCAAGTACACCGTATGATGCAAAAGGCTTGTTGATTGCAGCAATGGAAGATCCTGATCCGGTTATTTTTTTGGAGCCGACCAAGCTCTATCGCGCATTTAAACAAGAAGTACCGGAAGAAATGTATCGTGTGCCGATCGGAAAAGCGAAGGTCGTCCAGGAAGGCTCGGATGTATCCATTTTTGCTTGGGGAGCGATGCTTCGTGTCGCAGAGGATGCTGCGAAACAGATCGAGCGCGAAAACGGCTTGAGCTGTGAAATCATTGATCTGCGCACGCTCTATCCATTGGATCGGGATACGATCATCGCCTCGGTCAAAAAGACTGGACGTGCAGTTGTCGTACACGAAGCGCATAAGACTGCTGGGTTGGGTGCAGAGATCATCTCCATAATTAATGATGAAGCATTGATCTACATGAAGGCTCCCGTGAAACGGATTACCGGATTTGACGTGCCGGTCCCGCAATTCAGCATTGAGGATGACTACTTGCCAACGACTGAACGCGTGAAGGACGGAATTATGGAAACGGCTACGTTTTAA
- a CDS encoding SRPBCC family protein → MSRNYDCDTVEAALRKRVDGRMNNLTKFQINRPVHEVFEAFVDPAKIGNFWFSSSSARWEVGKNITLFYDIYNAEVGITVHEIQVNKRIVFQWAGEENTVTIMLNALDEARTIIEVNEEGFQEDDPMLLQKMIDNKEGWVYVLSCLKGYLEHGIKTLREGLVK, encoded by the coding sequence TTGTCCCGCAACTATGATTGTGATACGGTGGAAGCAGCTCTCAGAAAGCGAGTTGACGGACGCATGAATAATCTCACAAAATTTCAGATTAACAGGCCTGTCCATGAAGTGTTCGAAGCTTTCGTGGACCCGGCGAAAATCGGCAACTTCTGGTTCTCTTCCAGCTCGGCAAGGTGGGAAGTAGGGAAGAACATTACGTTATTCTACGATATTTACAATGCAGAAGTAGGGATTACCGTTCACGAAATCCAAGTGAATAAACGAATCGTTTTCCAGTGGGCGGGAGAAGAAAATACCGTAACGATTATGTTAAACGCGTTGGATGAAGCCAGGACGATCATTGAAGTGAACGAAGAGGGCTTTCAAGAAGATGATCCTATGCTCCTTCAAAAAATGATCGACAATAAAGAAGGCTGGGTGTACGTATTAAGCTGTTTGAAGGGGTATCTGGAGCATGGGATCAAGACATTAAGAGAAGGGCTTGTGAAATAG
- a CDS encoding VOC family protein → MKLNHVNLTVTDVPAASDFLEKYFGLKKLDTSDDARGDNFGVLFDDNGLVFTLMKGAEVQYPKTFHIGFIQESEEKVNEINQRLKEDGFKVAAPVRSHGWTFYVKAPGGFTVEVLA, encoded by the coding sequence ATGAAATTGAATCACGTCAATCTTACCGTTACGGATGTTCCAGCTGCTTCGGATTTCTTGGAGAAATATTTTGGTTTGAAAAAGTTAGATACGTCGGATGATGCCCGTGGCGATAATTTTGGCGTCCTATTTGACGATAATGGCCTGGTGTTTACCTTGATGAAGGGGGCCGAAGTCCAATATCCCAAGACATTTCATATCGGCTTCATCCAGGAGAGCGAAGAGAAAGTAAATGAAATCAATCAACGCTTAAAAGAAGATGGTTTCAAAGTAGCAGCGCCAGTAAGATCGCATGGTTGGACCTTCTATGTGAAAGCTCCTGGTGGATTTACAGTTGAGGTACTTGCATAA
- the pdhA gene encoding pyruvate dehydrogenase (acetyl-transferring) E1 component subunit alpha, whose protein sequence is MSSLYQVLSPTGELVGDLKGQLDEATMIKMYENMVLVRQFDRKSINLQRQGRMGTYAPFEGQEASQVGSAMALTPGDWLFPTYRDHAAAIVHGQTMARVFLYWMGHMEGSISPKHLHIMPPCVPIATQMVHAVGTAWASKLQSEKHVSIAYFGDGASSEGDFHEALNFAGVFQTPTIFFCQNNGFAISVPFSQQSASKTIAQRSAAYDIPGIRIDGNDIFAVWLTMKEAMQRALEGKGPTLIEAVTFRYGAHTTADDPKKYRDQESLSEEWRQERDPLQRVRVYLENQGLWNETKEADLIARVNEQIDAALVEAESYPKSKPEDMFKHVYAEPSWMATEQESELVKPSKQEGIPA, encoded by the coding sequence ATGTCTTCATTATATCAGGTATTGAGTCCAACGGGTGAGCTGGTAGGTGATCTCAAGGGGCAATTAGACGAGGCGACGATGATCAAGATGTATGAAAATATGGTGCTTGTTCGCCAGTTTGACCGCAAGTCGATTAACCTGCAACGACAAGGAAGAATGGGCACGTATGCTCCCTTTGAAGGGCAGGAAGCTTCGCAAGTCGGCAGCGCGATGGCATTGACACCTGGAGATTGGCTTTTCCCAACTTATCGAGACCATGCGGCAGCGATCGTCCATGGTCAAACCATGGCACGAGTGTTCCTCTATTGGATGGGTCACATGGAAGGGAGTATCAGCCCGAAACATTTGCACATCATGCCGCCATGTGTACCGATCGCGACTCAAATGGTTCATGCGGTAGGGACTGCTTGGGCGAGCAAGCTGCAAAGCGAAAAGCATGTCAGCATCGCCTACTTTGGTGACGGAGCAAGCTCAGAAGGCGACTTTCATGAGGCATTGAACTTTGCAGGCGTGTTTCAAACACCGACCATCTTCTTCTGTCAAAATAACGGCTTCGCGATCAGTGTTCCGTTTTCCCAGCAGTCTGCATCGAAAACAATTGCACAGCGTTCGGCCGCTTATGACATCCCTGGGATTCGGATAGACGGCAATGATATCTTCGCTGTTTGGCTGACCATGAAAGAAGCCATGCAACGTGCGTTAGAAGGTAAGGGACCGACGTTGATTGAAGCGGTGACATTCCGCTATGGTGCACATACAACCGCAGATGATCCGAAGAAATACCGGGATCAAGAGAGCTTGTCCGAGGAATGGCGTCAAGAGCGCGACCCACTCCAACGAGTGCGTGTGTATCTGGAGAATCAAGGGTTGTGGAACGAAACGAAGGAAGCAGATCTGATAGCACGGGTGAATGAACAGATCGACGCAGCTCTTGTCGAAGCAGAGAGCTATCCGAAGTCCAAACCGGAAGACATGTTCAAGCACGTCTACGCTGAACCATCGTGGATGGCAACCGAACAGGAGAGCGAGCTCGTCAAGCCATCGAAGCAGGAGGGAATCCCGGCATGA
- a CDS encoding carbohydrate ABC transporter permease yields the protein MRKHTGPLFYVGLLLFVFLVMFPFLWILLAALKPPAELFGERAFHFIIQNPSFDNFVRVFTERPFARYLWNSTVVATLTTLYSITIASFAAYAIAWLSFRGKAIILGVVLAVSMFPQIATLSPIFMFMQSMGLTNSYIGLIIPYTTFALPLAIWNLTIFFRKIPSDLGEAAKVDGASIWQTMTKVFFPLAMPGVFTTAILVFIAAWNEFLFALTLNTQEAMKTVPVGIVMFQGMFTIPWGEISAASIIVTIPLVVMVLIFQRRIISGLTSGAVKE from the coding sequence ATGCGCAAACACACGGGTCCCTTGTTTTACGTGGGTCTACTGTTATTCGTTTTTCTTGTGATGTTCCCGTTTTTATGGATTCTCCTCGCAGCATTGAAGCCACCAGCGGAGCTATTTGGGGAGCGAGCCTTTCATTTTATCATCCAAAATCCTTCGTTTGACAACTTTGTCCGCGTCTTTACGGAAAGACCGTTTGCCCGTTACTTGTGGAATTCGACTGTCGTGGCGACGTTAACCACACTCTACTCCATTACGATCGCTTCTTTTGCTGCATACGCAATTGCCTGGCTGTCCTTTCGGGGAAAGGCGATCATTTTGGGTGTCGTACTGGCTGTGTCCATGTTTCCGCAGATCGCTACCCTTTCACCTATTTTTATGTTCATGCAATCGATGGGCTTAACGAACAGCTACATCGGCCTGATCATTCCTTATACAACTTTCGCACTGCCGCTCGCAATCTGGAATCTGACCATCTTTTTCCGTAAAATACCGAGTGATTTGGGCGAAGCAGCCAAAGTAGACGGCGCGAGCATTTGGCAAACGATGACCAAAGTGTTTTTCCCACTCGCCATGCCCGGGGTTTTTACGACCGCCATCCTCGTTTTTATCGCAGCGTGGAATGAATTTTTGTTCGCCTTGACGTTGAATACACAGGAAGCGATGAAGACTGTGCCTGTGGGAATCGTCATGTTTCAGGGAATGTTTACAATCCCGTGGGGAGAAATATCGGCTGCCTCCATCATTGTGACGATCCCGTTAGTAGTGATGGTGCTGATTTTCCAGAGGCGGATTATCTCAGGATTGACTTCTGGGGCAGTCAAAGAATAA